The following are from one region of the Dermacentor albipictus isolate Rhodes 1998 colony chromosome 5, USDA_Dalb.pri_finalv2, whole genome shotgun sequence genome:
- the LOC135903418 gene encoding solute carrier family 12 member 8 isoform X1: MMPHQYIRILRNSDSSGGGSSTMTVKRGRDIDWARFGLRSDGADGGAFDESTGHSGRASGNPGGDELFHQDLSAKAKPWWSANFFVSEPVLFGTWDGVFTTCMIHLFGVIVFLRSGWIVGNAGVEHALLMVLATVVVCTLAVLAGIGVCERCHLESGGLHVLLSHILGVRVGGAAALIYCFGQAVSSALHVMGFAESMGQLLKMEEDPWLQRGIASALVLLLLGINVAGVKWVVRLQFALLIILLMAALDFAVGTFVRYDSGHGVTGYDLATLKNNSFPRYGDGQNWFTVFGVFFPAMTGVFAGINMSDDLRNPVQDVPAGTMAAVGTCLFLYLVFVLGLGSTCQRWALTTDYLIAEKASAIGVMLLSGLYISSMSACLGALYLTPRILQNMANDGILPFSKQLSIGKGPNKVPVVALVLFALVTFLFILAGQVNTLAPLVTIPFLLTYACVEYAYFSMAMTYDIQRRRNERFRQQAAVIRAQTTDKTSYGALGDAKVATSDLDQLFPERVHDKTAIPRDHSSVTTTESPVTSPDEHSSIRSAESRDSNADQPRGQPESCITDKTHLLTKGREPWPEISKKSNTWYAKLCNRWIAVLGIFVKLTIMFLVQWGYALASIFLLIFLWLCIGRTKPGAFPGVTEFKLFPWLRHLFLRCIGKKPTDYEQIVVAPTCPGVSTMESQLNDENVDYASRHRYHHSTTLQTSSHFQQHSDDSE, translated from the exons ATCTTACGCAACAGcgacagcagcggcggcggcagcagcaccATGACCGTGAAGCGCGGCCGCGACATCGACTGGGCCCGCTTCGGGCTGCGCAGCGATGGCGCCGACGGCGGGGCCTTCGACGAGTCGACGGGGCACAGCGGCCGAGCCTCCGGAAACCCGGGCGGGGACGAGCTCTTCCACCAAGACCTC AGTGCCAAGGCCAAGCCCTGGTGGTCGGCCAACTTCTTCGTCTCGGAGCCCGTGCTGTTCGGCACCTGGGACGGCGTCTTCACCACGTGCATGATCCACCTGTTCGGCGTCATCGTTTTTCTGCGCTCCGGATGGATAGTG GGCAACGCGGGCGTGGAGCACGCCCTGCTCATGGTGCTGGCCACGGTGGTCGTGTGCACCTTGGCCGTGCTGGCCGGCATCGGCGTCTGCGAGCGGTGCCACCTCGAGTCCGGCGGACTGCACGTGCTCCTGTCGCACATTCTGGGCGTGCGCGTGGGCGGAGCCGCAGCACTCATCTACTGCTTCGGCCAG GCGGTGAGCAGCGCCCTGCACGTGATGGGCTTCGCCGAGTCCATGGGCCAGCTGCTGAAGATGGAGGAAGACCCGTGGCTGCAGCGGGGGATCGCCTCGGCGCTCGTCCTCCTGCTGCTCG GGATCAACGTCGCGGGCGTCAAGTGGGTCGTTCGCCTCCAGTTCGCCCTGCTCATCATTTTGCTCATGGCCGCGCTGGACTTCGCCGTGGGGACTTTCGTGCGCTACGACTCAG GGCACGGCGTGACGGGCTACGATCTGGCGACCCTGAAGAACAACAGCTTCCCTCGGTACGGCGACGGCCAGAACTGGTTCACAGTGTTCGGCGTCTTCTTTCCGGCCATGACGGGCGTCTTCGCCGGCATCAACATGAGCGACGACCTCAGGAACCCCGTGCAGGACGTGCCCGCAGGCACGATGGCCGCCGTCGGAACCTG TTTGTTCCTGTATCTGGTATTTGTCCTCGGTCTGGGAAGCACGTGTCAGCGCTGGGCTCTCACCACGGATTACCTCATCGCCGAAAAG GCGTCCGCCATCGGCGTCATGTTGCTGTCCGGCCTGTACATCTCTTCCATGTCGGCGTGCCTAGGGGCTCTGTACCTGACGCCTCGCATTCTGCAGAACATGGCAAACGACGGAATCCTCCCGTTCAGCAAGCAGCTAAGCATCGGG AAGGGCCCCAACAAGGTTCCTGTGGTGGCGCTGGTGCTGTTCGCGCTGGTCACCTTCCTGTTCATCCTGGCGGGCCAAGTGAACACGCTGGCGCCGCTGGTCACCATCCCGTTCCTGCTGACGTACGCGTGCGTCGAGTACGCCTACTTCTCCATGGCCATGACCTACGACATCCAGCGCCGGCGCAACGAGCGCTTCCGCCAGCAGGCGGCCGTCATCCGGGCCCAAACGACGGACAAAACCAGCTACGGGGCGCTGGGCGACGCCAAG GTTGCCACGAGCGACTTGGACCAGCTATTTCCAGAACGCGTTCACGACAAGACGGCCATACCTCGTGACCACAGCAGCGTAACCACGACAGAATCGCCGGTGACATCACCAGACGAGCACAGCTCCATACGGAGTGCGGAGAGCAGGGATTCCAACGCCGACCAACCAAGGGGCCAGCCGGAGTCCTGTATTACTGACAAGACTCACCTCCTCACTAAAG GTCGGGAACCATGGCCCGAGATATCAAAGAAATCAAACACCTGGTATGCGAAACTATGCAATCGCTGGATTGCAGTGCTTGGG ATCTTCGTGAAATTGACAATTATGTTCCTTGTGCAATGGGGCTATGCACTGGCATCCATCTTTCTATTGATCTTCCTCTGGCTCTGCATTGGAAGGACCAAGCCAGGAGCTTTTCCAG GGGTCACCGAATTCAAACTGTTCCCATGGCTACGCCATTTATTCCTGCGTTGCATAGG
- the LOC135903418 gene encoding solute carrier family 12 member 8 isoform X2 gives MTVKRGRDIDWARFGLRSDGADGGAFDESTGHSGRASGNPGGDELFHQDLSAKAKPWWSANFFVSEPVLFGTWDGVFTTCMIHLFGVIVFLRSGWIVGNAGVEHALLMVLATVVVCTLAVLAGIGVCERCHLESGGLHVLLSHILGVRVGGAAALIYCFGQAVSSALHVMGFAESMGQLLKMEEDPWLQRGIASALVLLLLGINVAGVKWVVRLQFALLIILLMAALDFAVGTFVRYDSGHGVTGYDLATLKNNSFPRYGDGQNWFTVFGVFFPAMTGVFAGINMSDDLRNPVQDVPAGTMAAVGTCLFLYLVFVLGLGSTCQRWALTTDYLIAEKASAIGVMLLSGLYISSMSACLGALYLTPRILQNMANDGILPFSKQLSIGKGPNKVPVVALVLFALVTFLFILAGQVNTLAPLVTIPFLLTYACVEYAYFSMAMTYDIQRRRNERFRQQAAVIRAQTTDKTSYGALGDAKVATSDLDQLFPERVHDKTAIPRDHSSVTTTESPVTSPDEHSSIRSAESRDSNADQPRGQPESCITDKTHLLTKGREPWPEISKKSNTWYAKLCNRWIAVLGIFVKLTIMFLVQWGYALASIFLLIFLWLCIGRTKPGAFPGVTEFKLFPWLRHLFLRCIGKKPTDYEQIVVAPTCPGVSTMESQLNDENVDYASRHRYHHSTTLQTSSHFQQHSDDSE, from the exons ATGACCGTGAAGCGCGGCCGCGACATCGACTGGGCCCGCTTCGGGCTGCGCAGCGATGGCGCCGACGGCGGGGCCTTCGACGAGTCGACGGGGCACAGCGGCCGAGCCTCCGGAAACCCGGGCGGGGACGAGCTCTTCCACCAAGACCTC AGTGCCAAGGCCAAGCCCTGGTGGTCGGCCAACTTCTTCGTCTCGGAGCCCGTGCTGTTCGGCACCTGGGACGGCGTCTTCACCACGTGCATGATCCACCTGTTCGGCGTCATCGTTTTTCTGCGCTCCGGATGGATAGTG GGCAACGCGGGCGTGGAGCACGCCCTGCTCATGGTGCTGGCCACGGTGGTCGTGTGCACCTTGGCCGTGCTGGCCGGCATCGGCGTCTGCGAGCGGTGCCACCTCGAGTCCGGCGGACTGCACGTGCTCCTGTCGCACATTCTGGGCGTGCGCGTGGGCGGAGCCGCAGCACTCATCTACTGCTTCGGCCAG GCGGTGAGCAGCGCCCTGCACGTGATGGGCTTCGCCGAGTCCATGGGCCAGCTGCTGAAGATGGAGGAAGACCCGTGGCTGCAGCGGGGGATCGCCTCGGCGCTCGTCCTCCTGCTGCTCG GGATCAACGTCGCGGGCGTCAAGTGGGTCGTTCGCCTCCAGTTCGCCCTGCTCATCATTTTGCTCATGGCCGCGCTGGACTTCGCCGTGGGGACTTTCGTGCGCTACGACTCAG GGCACGGCGTGACGGGCTACGATCTGGCGACCCTGAAGAACAACAGCTTCCCTCGGTACGGCGACGGCCAGAACTGGTTCACAGTGTTCGGCGTCTTCTTTCCGGCCATGACGGGCGTCTTCGCCGGCATCAACATGAGCGACGACCTCAGGAACCCCGTGCAGGACGTGCCCGCAGGCACGATGGCCGCCGTCGGAACCTG TTTGTTCCTGTATCTGGTATTTGTCCTCGGTCTGGGAAGCACGTGTCAGCGCTGGGCTCTCACCACGGATTACCTCATCGCCGAAAAG GCGTCCGCCATCGGCGTCATGTTGCTGTCCGGCCTGTACATCTCTTCCATGTCGGCGTGCCTAGGGGCTCTGTACCTGACGCCTCGCATTCTGCAGAACATGGCAAACGACGGAATCCTCCCGTTCAGCAAGCAGCTAAGCATCGGG AAGGGCCCCAACAAGGTTCCTGTGGTGGCGCTGGTGCTGTTCGCGCTGGTCACCTTCCTGTTCATCCTGGCGGGCCAAGTGAACACGCTGGCGCCGCTGGTCACCATCCCGTTCCTGCTGACGTACGCGTGCGTCGAGTACGCCTACTTCTCCATGGCCATGACCTACGACATCCAGCGCCGGCGCAACGAGCGCTTCCGCCAGCAGGCGGCCGTCATCCGGGCCCAAACGACGGACAAAACCAGCTACGGGGCGCTGGGCGACGCCAAG GTTGCCACGAGCGACTTGGACCAGCTATTTCCAGAACGCGTTCACGACAAGACGGCCATACCTCGTGACCACAGCAGCGTAACCACGACAGAATCGCCGGTGACATCACCAGACGAGCACAGCTCCATACGGAGTGCGGAGAGCAGGGATTCCAACGCCGACCAACCAAGGGGCCAGCCGGAGTCCTGTATTACTGACAAGACTCACCTCCTCACTAAAG GTCGGGAACCATGGCCCGAGATATCAAAGAAATCAAACACCTGGTATGCGAAACTATGCAATCGCTGGATTGCAGTGCTTGGG ATCTTCGTGAAATTGACAATTATGTTCCTTGTGCAATGGGGCTATGCACTGGCATCCATCTTTCTATTGATCTTCCTCTGGCTCTGCATTGGAAGGACCAAGCCAGGAGCTTTTCCAG GGGTCACCGAATTCAAACTGTTCCCATGGCTACGCCATTTATTCCTGCGTTGCATAGG